The following are encoded together in the Tetrapisispora phaffii CBS 4417 chromosome 5, complete genome genome:
- the NSP1 gene encoding FG-nucleoporin NSP1 (similar to Saccharomyces cerevisiae NSP1 (YJL041W); ancestral locus Anc_5.260) gives MNFNTPNKSTGFSFNFNGAGSTPAGNAPSAFGAASNTNNTNTSNLNLGNQTPAFGNNNSASNVPSFGNNGATNSIATAPSTSAFSMNSAATSNNQASSINTATTSSGFGMHNSNTAGSQPSSLFGAATTSSQPSNSAFGSALNSGLNSSSTAGTTTNKFGSANLNQKPAFGGFSAASTNSGNKPAFGAATPVSTDNKKTFSFGNNTDDATKSTGGLFGSNTSSAFGAKTGDEKAAFSLGVKLESKPDNKPAFSFGAKPDEKKEDKPSLSFGAKSDGKPAISFGAKSDGKPAFSFGAKPDEKKEDKPSFSFGSKPDENKDAKPAFSFGAKPDEKKDDKPVSSVFGSDKVSSPSNLSNKANDTLGNISSTTSTSDSIKMKPTEVKPISLENNTLDDIITRWTKQLSDTSSHFDGYAKNLNQWDNILVQGGSQISQLYNDNILAEQTQNKVEQSLHHIERQQDDLELFLDNYEGKIETLLSDLLASGSGSVSNNNDQKRQLAYKTAEKLDLNLSYLSQNLSSLIEEVNNVSNIFNKATNINLNNKHESIQLVKLLNTHLDALKSLDQTSTSLENKLKLTNK, from the exons A TGAATTTTAATACTCCTAATAAAAGTACAGgttttagttttaatttcaatggCGCTGGGTCTACGCCGGCAGGTAATGCTCCATCAGCATTTGGTGCTGCTTCAAACACAAACAACACCAATACTTccaatttaaatttagGAAATCAAACCCCAGCATTTGGTAACAACAATTCAGCTTCTAATGTTCCTTCTTTTGGGAACAATGGCGCCACTAATTCAATTGCTACTGCACCATCTACTTCAGCTTTCAGTATGAACTCTGCAGCCACTTCGAATAATCAAGCTTCTTCCATCAATACTGCAACTACATCATCTGGCTTTGGCATGCATAACAGTAACACAGCCGGTTCTCAGCCATCATCACTTTTTGGAGCTGCAACAACTTCTAGTCAACCTTCTAATTCTGCATTTGGCTCCGCATTAAATTCAGGATTAAACTCTTCTTCGACTGCAGGCACAACTACAAACAAATTTGGATCTGCCAACTTAAATCAGAAACCAGCCTTTGGAGGATTTTCAGCTGCATCAACTAACTCAGGAAACAAACCTGCATTTGGTGCCGCTACACCAGTTTCAACAGACAACAAAAAAACTTTTTCATTTGGCAATAACACTGATGATGCAACTAAAAGTACTGGTGGTTTGTTTGGAAGTAACACAAGTTCTGCATTTGGAGCTAAAACAGGGGATGAAAAAGCGGCTTTCTCACTTGGTGTCAAATTAGAAAGTAAACCTGATAATAAACCAGCATTTTCGTTTGGTGCTAAACCtgatgaaaagaaagaagacAAACCATCGCTTTCATTTGGTGCTAAATCTGATGGTAAACCAGCAATTTCGTTTGGTGCTAAATCTGATGGTAAACCAGCATTTTCGTTTGGTGCTAAACCtgatgaaaagaaagaagacAAACCATCCTTTTCATTTGGTTCTAAGCCGgatgaaaataaagatgCTAAACCGGCATTTTCGTTTGGTGCTAAACCtgatgaaaagaaagacGATAAACCTGTTTCTAGTGTATTCGGTTCAGACAAAGTATCTTCTCCTTCCAATCTAAGTAATAAAGCCAATGATACGCTCGGAAATATATCTTCGACCACATCAACTTCTGATTCTATAAAAATGAAGCCTACCGAGGTAAAGCCAATATCGCtagaaaataatacattAGATGATATTATAACGAGATGGACTAAACAATTGTCCGATACATCATCTCATTTTGATGGCTATGCCAAAAATTTGAACCAATGggataatattttagtaCAAGGTGGTTCACAAATAAGTCAGTTATacaatgataatattttagcAGAACAAACTCAGAATAAAGTAGAGCAATCGCTGCACCATATTGAGAGACAACAAGATGATTTGGAATTATTCTTAGATAATTATGAAGGCAAAATAGAAACATTACTTTCAGATCTATTGGCATCTGGATCTGGTAGTGtctctaataataatgaccAAAAGAGGCAACTAGCTTATAAAACGGCTGAGAAACtggatttaaatttatcttACTTGTCACAaaatttatcttctttaatAGAAGAGGTCAACAACGTGagtaatatatttaacaaGGCtactaatattaatttgaataataaacaTGAAAGTATCCAACTTGTAAAGTTGTTGAACACTCATTTAGATGCATTAAAATCTTTAGACCAGACTTCGACAtctttagaaaataaactAAAACTGACAAATAAGTAA
- the TPHA0E02360 gene encoding uncharacterized protein (similar to Saccharomyces cerevisiae MHP1 (YJL042W); ancestral locus Anc_5.259), with translation MSAHEYDNVDPSVEKYLEKGTLPNLDVDWLIGGKNVQNDVLHNDRSNEGHLETIGSSPKSEVGNTRGSENSRPAREENIPIRKVNSIPVKGTSYMHANGDTLRRSVTASKPMEEQKHHGFFSSLFRSSSKHRQEKERSMPPSLEMQTPTSHTTHSEHHSVSSATMSPSNHNEVHIESSANKMSFNETSESRYVHPRNKKLEEFIEYYKKNGFSVSAFKNQNYVDSQDSQDSDINKSHQDSPSKPNSAVDARGRQIPAHPKRSKFPPAIKLSSLRRLEDNSISEEELNRMQQQEHPAGTSISNSSRFGSFLSRVTSHGNAGAVGSSQSLASKQSNTALSNIESTRELQTSVAKQNRKKDTKLVVPGLEKVEPLKFVAFAQNTYFNDPPQQISSKNPRPGEVEVKPDGSVIIHRLTPEERREVSSSFSPGMVIGGTGRLHLLSEFEPPASDDNTQPETAIQGNNEQLDKHKQPNEVASHDEHTQVASKEASERAKVARNDSDNEDEGEVEISDMASKLKIDKQLVHAPASDAADYELKIEDVDDTPYPPNEDIPHDEVYTRCCHLREILPIPATMRQIKKGSTSPIPILKLHNPHPSMIEILTFSDFIRAVPIVSLSLDGVHLSVQMLRILLSSIIFNKSLIKLSMRNTPLDSEGWKLVCYFICNRKELKSVDLSMAPSIITSAQKLKHNVLKKSDTRMNYNPENRSELNWDLLTASIAKKGGLEEIIIAGAQMSLDQFENFIEVACMATERLGLAFNKLTKEQCDLLSKWLVQNNVTGLDVGFNDLRGKLSSFSDAIWNKIQNAGYQDALSYLSFNGTNLEVLDGATSNDNEVLKLITVLCYCENLQFLDLSNNPKIFPACSRTLIKCLPVFVDLVRLHLDYNNIQNTEIVMLTEILPLCSKLNYFSMLGSKLEVATYKLLMDAVRKSNSIITLNVDSQDFSEDLTNELSILTLRNLQDQFKTLNAVDEKNVPLPNLQEELAKILTKRGKDDPEFDKEVDDFINNLSNSRVTIIKVVNDLFNLQAKGQLNTEGKETLIRLCFTNDCLEKGIRLLKSKRGEHDINKHDLRGSNTDYSPTETMPALSSYLNLNKLNHYAPYQRELVREFDPSTEVSEQKTNLITATTSKVYSQTSEEGKIFKKSALLSTHVDHECHDLVDEELGANTKEPVNSDLIKDLILRNDISNSVDIIDELHKHGYHLHEIFKKSPVSEQGTLKHYISRERNGSNSDSTDPENKSDQKENPSNLNGEDQKAIDAAYDSVLDQFISKK, from the coding sequence ATGAGTGCACATGAATATGATAATGTGGATCCATCTGTGGAGAAATACTTAGAAAAGGGGACTTTACCAAATTTAGATGTAGATTGGTTAATCGGTGGAAAAAATGTACAAAATGATGTTTTGCATAATGATAGAAGTAACGAAGGTCATTTAGAGACAATCGGTAGTTCTCCAAAATCCGAAGTAGGAAATACTAGAGGGTCTGAGAATTCTAGACCTGCTCgtgaagaaaatattccaaTAAGAAAAGTAAATTCAATCCCAGTGAAAGGAACAAGTTATATGCATGCTAATGGGGATACTTTACGTAGGTCAGTAACGGCAAGTAAACCTATGGAGGAACAGAAACATCATGGGTTTTTTTCGTCTCTTTTTAGAAGTTCTAGTAAACATAGACAAGAGAAAGAAAGGAGTATGCCACCTTCACTGGAGATGCAAACCCCAACTAGCCATACTACTCATTCAGAGCATCACTCTGTGTCCTCTGCCACTATGAGTCCCAGCAACCACAATGAAGTTCATATAGAAAGCTCGGCAAATAAAATGTCTTTCAATGAGACATCGGAATCTCGGTATGTTCATCCTAGGAATAAAAAGCTGGAGgaattcattgaatattataagaAAAATGGGTTTTCTGTGTCAGCTtttaaaaatcaaaattatgtTGATTCACAGGATTCACAGGATTCTGACATTAATAAAAGTCACCAAGATTCGCCTAGTAAACCTAATTCAGCGGTAGACGCAAGGGGTAGACAAATTCCAGCTCATCCGAAGCGTTCTAAATTCCCCCCTGCCATCAAACTTTCGAGTCTAAGGAGATTAGAAGATAACTCAATATCTGAAGAAGAACTTAATCGCATGCAACAGCAAGAACACCCTGCCGGTACATCCATCTCAAACTCAAGCAGATTCGGTTCATTTCTTTCCCGAGTAACCTCTCACGGAAATGCAGGTGCTGTTGGTTCTAGTCAATCATTGGCTTCGAAGCAATCTAACACAgctttatcaaatattgaaagtACTCGGGAACTGCAGACAAGTGTTGCAAAACAAAACAGGAAAAAAGATACCAAACTTGTTGTACCAGGCTTAGAAAAAGTTGAACCTTTGAAATTTGTTGCATTTGCCCAAAATACATACTTTAATGATCCTCCTCAACAAATTTCTAGCAAGAATCCTAGACCAGGTGAGGTTGAAGTAAAACCAGATGGTTCGGTTATTATTCATAGGTTAACGCCAGAAGAGAGGCGAGAGGTATCATCATCTTTCAGTCCAGGTATGGTTATAGGTGGTACTGGGAGGTTACATCTTTTATCAGAATTTGAACCCCCAGCATCCGACGACAATACTCAACCCGAAACTGCTATCCAGGGTAATAATGAACAGCTTGACAAGCACAAGCAACCTAATGAAGTAGCAAGCCATGATGAACATACCCAGGTTGCATCAAAAGAAGCTTCTGAAAGAGCAAAGGTGGCTAGAAATGATAGTGATAATGAGGATGAAGGTGAAGTTGAAATTAGTGACATGGCTTCTAagttaaaaattgataaacaATTAGTTCACGCGCCCGCTTCAGATGCAGCTGACTACGAACTTAAAATTGAGGACGTTGACGATACACCATATCCACCAAATGAGGACATACCACATGACGAAGTATATACAAGATGTTGTCACTTACGTGAAATTTTACCAATTCCAGCTACCATGagacaaataaaaaaaggCTCGACATCACCTATACCTATTCTAAAGTTACACAATCCTCATCCTTCAAtgattgaaattttgaCATTCAGTGATTTTATTAGAGCAGTCCCAATTGTTAGTTTATCCTTGGACGGGGTACATTTATCAGTGCAAATGCTAAGAATATTGTTAAgttctattattttcaataaatctttaattaaattatctatGAGGAATACCCCATTAGATAGCGAAGGTTGGAAGTTAgtttgttattttatttgtaatcgtaaagaattaaaatctGTTGATTTATCAATGGCACCAAGTATAATCACTAGCGCGCAAAAGTTGAAGCATAAcgtattaaaaaaatccGATACAAGAATGAACTACAATCCAGAGAATCGTAGTGAATTAAATTGGGATTTATTGACTGCCTCGATTGCGAAAAAAGGTGGGCTTGAGGAAATTATCATAGCAGGTGCCCAGATGTCGTTAGatcaatttgaaaattttatcgAAGTTGCTTGCATGGCTACCGAAAGATTGGGATTGGCATTTAATAAGTTAACGAAAGAACAGTGTGATTTATTGTCAAAATGGCTAGTTCAAAATAATGTGACTGGTTTAGATGTAGGTTTCAATGATTTAAGAGGTAAACTGTCCTCGTTTTCCGATGCCATATGGAATAAAATCCAGAATGCAGGTTACCAGGATGCATTAAGTTACCTGTCATTTAATGGTACTAATCTTGAAGTGCTTGATGGGGCAACtagtaatgataatgaagttttaaaattaataactGTTTTATGTTACTGTGAAAATCTTCAGTTTTTAGATCTTTCTAACAATCCAAAGATTTTCCCTGCATGCTCGCGTACCTTAATTAAATGTTTACCGGTGTTTGTTGATCTGGTTAGGTTACATcttgattataataatatccaAAACACAGAAATAGTCATGCTTACAGAAATTTTACCTCTATGctcaaaattgaattatttctCAATGCTAGGATCAAAATTGGAAGTTGCTACTTATAAACTATTAATGGATGCGGTAAGGAAAAGCAATTCCATAATAACCTTGAACGTTGATTCTCAAGACTTCTCAGAGGATTTGACTAATGAGCTTTCAATTCTAACACTTAGAAATCTACAAGATCAATTCAAGACTTTAAATGCTGTCGATGAAAAAAACGTTCCTCTTCCTAATCTCCAAGAAGAATTGGCAAAAATTTTGACGAAGAGAGGCAAAGATGATCCAgaatttgataaagaaGTTGATGACTTCATAAATAATCTAAGCAATTCGAGGGTAACGATTATTAAGGTTgtaaatgatttatttaatctTCAAGCTAAAGGACAATTAAACACAGAAGGTAAAGAAACTTTAATTAGGCTATGTTTTACAAATGATTGTCTTGAAAAAGGTATtagattattaaaatcaaaaagaGGGGAACATGACATCAACAAACACGATCTAAGAGGCTCCAACACAGATTATTCTCCTACAGAAACTATGCCTGCTTTATCGAGTTACTTAaacttaaataaattgaacCATTATGCACCTTACCAAAGAGAGCTGGTTAGGGAGTTTGATCCAAGTACAGAGGTTAGTGAGCAAAAAACAAACCTCATTACTGCTACAACTAGCAAAGTTTATTCGCAGACTAGTGAAGAAGGtaaaattttcaagaaATCAGCTTTATTGAGCACTCATGTTGACCACGAATGTCACGATTTGGTAGATGAAGAATTAGGGGCAAATACTAAGGAACCTGTTAATAGTGATTTAATTAAGGATTTGATTTTAAGAAATGATATATCGAATTCTGTAGATATCATTGACGAGTTACACAAGCATGGCTATCATTTacatgaaatatttaagaaGAGTCCTGTAAGTGAACAGGGAACGTTAAAGCATTATATTTCTAGAGAACGTAATGGATCGAATTCCGATTCAACGGATCCTGAGAACAAATCTGACCAAAAGGAAAATCCAAGTAATTTAAACGGCGAGGACCAAAAAGCGATCGATGCTGCTTATGATAGTGTGTTAGATCAATTTATATCTAAGAAGTAA
- the GYP6 gene encoding GTPase-activating protein GYP6 (similar to Saccharomyces cerevisiae GYP6 (YJL044C); ancestral locus Anc_5.258), which produces MMCDIRDIVINKYDGIEQLIQNGIWRGELYNNHVVTENNRGWLWKTIVLHGDVIDNTLNNGENVDGNFNNILIPVPIVTDQNGNTLIANLKNNNDGRNLNKPNRGIRRLTPMQAEINPLSDNNNEGDTKYENEKRKEASNDDDELITMSLEDTLEIIDLDLSRLLLNPIFQHPTVHSQMRQILFNYIYSIQNNAENINTSVIQVNKNYQQGFHELLGMIYLQLFRYSNSLATSINHEHDNNIILMNDVFQIYKKLMKQMVPTFYTRANLIRWENEKFKPILKLCSKKLYEVLYTKNEELTNLIWLLRWIRLIFLRELPMDYVVVIWDHILTFQYPIDLFMICLIVSLLLNIYEDLITDDDDYDKDDIIEKLLHFEETAGTKLISCIELCKMSGNLCELYMYENYQDMACICDTFVKVRIGEDTFEKLSQLDADKQPMKKQPSIDPNRKRLEDKLKSRVKKLTSTFRK; this is translated from the coding sequence ATGATGTGTGATATTAGAGATAttgttataaataaatatgatgGAATTGAACAGTTGATTCAAAATGGTATATGGCGTGgagaattatataataatcatGTTGTGACAGAGAATAATCGTGGTTGGTTATGGAAAACGATTGTTCTTCATGGGGATGTAATTGATAATACTTTGAATAATGGTGAGAATGTAGATGggaattttaataatatattgatcCCAGTTCCAATAGTTACCGACCAGAATGGAAACACTTTGATTGCTAatctgaaaaataataatgatggTAGGAATTTGAATAAACCAAATAGAGGTATTAGAAGATTAACCCCTATGCAAGCAGAGATCAATCCTTTAtcagataataataatgaaggTGATACAAAgtatgaaaatgaaaaaagaaaggaAGCTagtaatgatgatgatgagCTGATAACGATGTCGTTAGAAGACACTTTAGAGATTATAGATTTGGATTTATCAAGGTTGTTATTGAATCCCATATTTCAACATCCTACGGTACACTCACAAATGAgacaaatattattcaattatatcTATTCAATACAAAACAATGCcgaaaatattaatacaTCAGTGATCCAggttaataaaaattatcaacaaGGCTTTCACGAGTTACTAGGgatgatttatttacaGTTATTTAGGTACTCAAATTCCCTAGCAACCTCGATTAATCATGAAcatgataataatattatattgatgAACGATGTTTTCCAAATTTATAAGAAATTAATGAAGCAAATGGTGCCGACATTTTATACAAGGGCCAACTTAATTAGATGGGagaatgaaaaattcaaacctatattaaaactttgttcaaaaaaattgtatGAAGTTCTATACactaaaaatgaagaattgaCAAATTTGATTTGGTTATTAAGATGGATCAGATTGATTTTCCTAAGAGAATTGCCAATGGATTATGTCGTTGTTATTTGGGATCATATCCTAACGTTTCAATATCCTATAGATTTATTTATGATCTGTTTGATCGTCTCTTTACTGTTGAATATTTACGAAGATTTAATAACggatgatgatgattaCGATAAAGACGACATTATAGAGAAACTTTTACATTTTGAAGAAACAGCAGGCACTAAATTAATAAGTTGCATTGAGTTATGTAAAATGTCAGGCAATCTTTGTGAATTGTACATGTACGAAAATTATCAGGATATGGCATGTATCTGTGATACATTTGTCAAAGTAAGAATTGGTGAAGAtacttttgaaaagttaAGTCAGCTTGATGCAGACAAGCAGCCAATGAAGAAACAACCTAGCATAGATCCAAACCGTAAACGTTTGGAAGACAAATTAAAAAGCAGAGTTAAAAAGCTAACGTCGACATTCcgtaaataa
- the GPM1 gene encoding phosphoglycerate mutase GPM1 (similar to Saccharomyces cerevisiae GPM1 (YKL152C); ancestral locus Anc_5.257) → MPRLVLVRHGQSEWNEKNLFTGWVDVKLSAKGEQEAARAGQLLKEKNVHPDVLYTSKLTRAIQTANIALTNADRIWIPVHRSWRLNERHYGDLQGKDKAETLAKFGEEKFNTYRRSFDVPPPAIDPASEFSQKGDERYSDVDPSVLPETESLALVIDRLLPYWQDVISKDLLAGKTVMIAAHGNSLRGLVKHLENISDADIAGLNIPTGIPLVFELDENLKPTKPSYYLDPEAAAAGAAAVANQGKK, encoded by the coding sequence ATGCCAAGATTAGTTTTAGTTAGACACGGTCAATCCGAATGGAACGAAAAGAACTTATTCACCGGTTGGGTCGATGTTAAATTATCCGCCAAGGGTGAACAAGAAGCCGCCAGAGCCGGTCAACTATTAAAGGAAAAGAACGTCCACCCAGATGTTTTATACACCTCTAAATTAACCAGAGCTATCCAAACTGCCAACATTGCTTTAACTAACGCTGACAGAATCTGGATCCCAGTTCACAGATCTTGGAGATTGAACGAAAGACATTACGGTGACTTACAAGGTAAGGACAAAGCTGAAACCCTAGCTAAGTTCGGtgaagaaaaattcaacACCTACAGAAGATCTTTCGATGTTCCACCTCCAGCTATTGACCCTGCTTCTGAATTCTCACAAAAGGGTGACGAAAGATACTCTGATGTCGACCCAAGTGTTTTACCAGAAACTGAATCTTTAGCTTTAGTTATTGACAGATTATTACCATACTGGCAAGACGTTATCTCTAAGGACTTATTAGCTGGTAAGACTGTTATGATCGCCGCTCACGGTAACTCCTTAAGAGGTTTAGTCAAGCATTTAGAAAACATCTCTGATGCCGACATCGCTGGTTTAAACATCCCAACTGGTATCCCATTAGTTTTCGAATTAGATGAAAACTTAAAGCCAACTAAGCCATCTTACTACTTAGACCCAGAAGCTGCTGCTGCCGGtgctgctgctgttgcCAACCAAGGTAAAAAATAA
- the NNR2 gene encoding NADHX dehydratase (similar to Saccharomyces cerevisiae YKL151C; ancestral locus Anc_5.256) has product MSILNRASHSELIKLAYERIIPPLLPTLYKGQSSKICVIGGSEDYTGAPYFSANAASLMGCDLTHIICEENAATVIKSYNPNLMVHPYLVTSRDNATSNFEKIKTLLARMYTIVIGPGLGREAKMINDVKRILKIVLNDCEGKIPIILDADSLYVLSIDDEMVELVKQFPLGKIILTPNVIEFKRICDRLLQSDKDVNESIEEQSIKISELLNCTVFCKGETDQIVASIKNNKSESIILNNTVSGSNKRVGGQGDTLTGTIACMLAYSRAVHDFKILGERKNDLKWIEYVLLSCYIGSSITRTCSNIAYKEKGRAMQTTDMNSHVGKVFQKFFPDKS; this is encoded by the coding sequence ATGTCGATTTTGAATAGAGCTTCTCATAGtgaattgattaaattaGCTTATGAAAGGATAATTCCCCCTTTGTTGCCTACTTTATACAAGGGCCAATCGAGTAAAATATGTGTAATTGGCGGGTCTGAGGATTATACTGGTGCTCCATATTTCAGTGCTAATGCAGCTTCGTTGATGGGTTGTGATTTAACGCATATTATATGTGAGGAGAATGCCGCTACGGTAATTAAAAGCTATAATCCAAATTTGATGGTACATCCTTATCTTGTCACAAGTCGAGACAATGCAACTTCCAACTTCGAGAAGATCAAAACGTTATTGGCAAGAATGTATACCATTGTGATTGGGCCAGGTTTAGGAAGGGAAGCCAAAATGATTAACGATGTCAAACGTATACTTAAGATTGTTTTAAATGACTGTGAGGGTAAAATTCCTATTATTTTAGACGCAGACTCGTTATACGTCCTGAGTATTGATGATGAGATGGTTGAACTAGTTAAACAATTTCCATTGGGTAAAATAATACTGACACCAAATGTGATTGAATTCAAGAGAATTTGTGACAGATTACTGCAATCTGACAAGGACGTGAATGAAAGTATAGAAGAGCAAAGTATCAAAATAAGTGAATTATTGAACTGTACAGTGTTCTGTAAGGGAGAAACGGATCAAATTGTTGCCtctattaaaaataacaaatccGAGAGCATTATATTGAACAATACGGTCTCTGGCAGTAATAAAAGAGTCGGTGGACAAGGAGATACATTAACAGGGACAATTGCATGTATGTTGGCTTACAGCAGAGCAGTGcatgattttaaaatccttggagaaagaaaaaatgatttaaaatgGATTGAATATGTACTTTTGAGTTGTTACATAGGCAGCAGCATTACTAGAACATGTTCTAACATTGCATATAAAGAAAAGGGAAGAGCTATGCAAACAACAGATATGAATAGTCATGTTGGTAAAGTCTTCCAAAAGTTTTTCCCAGACAAATCATAA
- the MCR1 gene encoding cytochrome-b5 reductase (similar to Saccharomyces cerevisiae MCR1 (YKL150W); ancestral locus Anc_5.255), producing MFARVLRTNPKYIPLTVGAAAILIGAAYNFAVSRNNFISNSSGKVLVGDGKWVDIPIAKIENLSSDTKKFTFKLPSEDDVLGTEYASAILAKFVTPKGSNVIRPYTPVSPVDTKGNFELVIKHYEGGKMTEHLFGLKENDTVAFKGPMLKWKWIPNGFKEVTLIGGGTGITPLFQLIRAICENPNDKTVVKLFYGSKSPSDILLKKDIDEFQKQFPNQLKVTYFVDKSEDKTDYKVGYISKDFVRENCSKPAKDSHVFICGPPGFMDALSGQKKSPTDQGEITGIFKELGYTNDDIYKF from the coding sequence ATGTTTGCAAGAGTGTTAAGAACAAATCCAAAATATATCCCTTTAACTGTTGGAGCAGCAGCAATCTTAATTGGTGCTGCATATAACTTTGCTGTCTCGAGaaacaatttcatttctaatTCATCAGGAAAAGTTCTTGTTGGTGATGGCAAGTGGGTGGACATACCTATTGCAAAGATAGAGAATCTTTCTTCCgatacaaaaaaattcacATTTAAATTACCTTCTGAAGATGATGTTTTAGGGACTGAATACGCTTCTGCTATCTTAGCTAAATTTGTTACTCCAAAGGGTTCCAATGTTATAAGACCCTATACCCCAGTATCTCCAGTTGATACAAAAGGTAACTTCGAATTAGTTATTAAACATTACGAAGGTGGTAAAATGACTGAGCATTTGTTTGGCTTGAAAGAAAACGATACTGTTGCTTTCAAAGGACCAATGTTAAAATGGAAATGGATTCCTAATGGTTTCAAAGAAGTCACCTTAATTGGGGGTGGTACTGGTATCACACCATTGTTCCAATTAATTCGTGCCATATGTGAAAACCCAAATGATAAAACTGTTGTTAAACTCTTTTACGGTAGTAAGTCACCTTCTGACATCttattaaagaaagataTCGACGAATTCCAAAAACAGTTTccaaatcaattaaaagtCACGTATTTTGTCGACAAGAGTGAAGATAAAACTGACTACAAGGTTGGTTATATTTCTAAAGATTTTGTCCGTGAAAACTGTTCAAAACCTGCAAAAGATTCTCACGTCTTCATTTGTGGTCCACCTGGATTCATGGATGCCTTATCCGGTCAAAAGAAATCTCCAACTGATCAGGGTGAAATAACTggtatatttaaagaattagGATATACCAATGACGACATCTATAAGTTTTAA